A single window of Anomaloglossus baeobatrachus isolate aAnoBae1 chromosome 5, aAnoBae1.hap1, whole genome shotgun sequence DNA harbors:
- the LRRC3C gene encoding leucine-rich repeat-containing protein 3C has translation MPFLDWYLRRSLATWLLLHSLVLMSLCFQPATTFPKGCHSSQEDGYKTLRCSNAQLTEVPKDIPNDTNRLYLDFNQITYLPSDAFRNLPVLMELDLSHNSLGHLDVTALRGLSDHLLSLDLSSNKLVSVNKEVFANLKARTNLSGNPWMCDCDLQELIRMVELDPTSSNGIVCASSVLEEHAGKPFLQVVKDVDLCNAYKRTTDVAMLVTMFGWFAMVISYLVYYVRQNQEDARRHLEYLKSLPSKQRHNEEPSTLSTVV, from the coding sequence ATGCCTTTCTTGGACTGGTACCTTCGACGCTCACTGGCAACATGGCTGCTTCTACACAGTTTGGTCCTCATGTCTCTCTGCTTTCAGCCAGCCACAACATTTCCCAAAGGCTGCCATTCCTCCCAGGAGGATGGGTACAAGACTCTGAGGTGCAGCAATGCCCAGCTCACAGAAGTACCGAAAGACATTCCTAATGACACTAACCGCCTATATTTAGACTTCAACCAGATTACCTACCTCCCTTCAGATGCTTTCCGCAACCTCCCAGTTCTTATGGAGCTAGATCTTTCACACAATTCCTTGGGTCACTTGGATGTTACTGCTCTCAGGGGTTTGAGCGATCACTTACTTTCACTAGACCTGTCTTCCAACAAGCTAGTGTCAGTCAACAAGGAGGTCTTTGCTAACTTGAAGGCCCGAACCAATCTTTCTGGCAACCCTTGGATGTGTGACTGTGATCTTCAGGAATTAATTCGGATGGTTGAATTAGACCCAACATCCTCCAATGGGATTGTCTGTGCTAGTTCTGTGCTAGAGGAACATGCTGGAAAACCCTTTCTGCAGGTGGTTAAAGATGTGGACTTGTGCAATGCTTATAAGAGAACCACAGATGTGGCCATGCTGGTCACAATGTTTGGATGGTTTGCCATGGTGATCTCATACTTGGTGTATTATGTACGCCAGAACCAGGAGGATGCCCGACGCCACCTTGAGTACCTCAAATCCCTGCCAAGCAAGCAGAGACACAATGAGGAGCCCTCTACATTAAGCACTGTGGTTTGA